The sequence below is a genomic window from Melospiza georgiana isolate bMelGeo1 chromosome 6, bMelGeo1.pri, whole genome shotgun sequence.
GAGATACTGTTTTTCATGGACAGGATTTACTCAGAGGTTTGACTGGCCAGAAATGTTTGAAGAGGATGCAGTGACCCTGCAGTGCTTTTGTGAGGACCCCCAGGCTTGTTCCCCTCATGCTGCAGAATTCCTCACTAATTCttgctgccctgagagctgagggtgcctgtccctgtgccaagTTCCATCTGACcctttgcattttgtttttagGGGCTTGCAAGGTGACAAATCTCTCATTTTGCCTCTGATGTTGCACAGTTCAGTGCATATAGCAGGAAAATGAGGTCCCTTGTCTCTTGCCTTAGGAATTGTGGTGGGGATTAGGTGCCAAAGGGAGGATCAAACGTGCTGGTGCTGGAAATCAGAGACCCCAGAGGAGCCTTGCTGCAGCCCTTGCAGCCAGCTGAGCAAACATGTGGCACagctaaggagccagccaggaggggctggatgGAGCCTGGAGTTTCAGGCCATTTGTTCTCCTTTCCATGGCAATACCATCTGGTTTGAGTTTGCTGGGTAAGGGGTGTCAGCAAGTCAGATTTTGCTTTCCAAACTCAAAGATAATGCCtgttcttccttcccttcccagcatctgtctggctttttctttttcttcccctttccttccctgtcatttcccttccttttatttccactttcccctttttccttgcCTGCTTCTCTTCTGGGAAGAAGAAGGGAGCACATGCTACTCTCCTCCTTATGACAAGTTACTTTTTCAAGTGGCTGGGATTCAGCACATCCCTCTCAAAGCTTCCTGTCAGCACTATCAGCTCTCATCCTTCCTGCCTTTGTTGGTTCCTGGAAGCACTTCTACCTTTCTAATCCGAGGACCCTCTGTTGCTGCTGGCCAAGCCTTGGGAGTTAATAATTACAAAGACTAATTACATCTGGTGTGCTTTGCAGAGCTGAAGATCTTTCCCCTCCTCCCAAAAGTTCTCTGAAGATAGCAAAGGTTGCAGCCAGAGACACAAACATCCCGGACACTCCGTTCCCAGACTTCAGAGCATGGGCTTGgcctgtgctgtccccatggATCCCGGCCatgaggcagggcagggttgGAGGTGACACAGACACCCAGGAGATGCTGGGACAGAGGATTGCTCCCTGTGCGGTATCCACAGCAAAATCCTGCAGTGGACACCAGGATCACCATGTCTGACTCTCTTGCCTCTGGCGTTGGGTCTGTCCCAGAGGCAGAGGATGGACAAgctgagagcagggagggagctgtcGCTGTGTGTGAAGGCTCCAAAGGAGTACAGCTGCCTGGAGGGAAGCCCAGGGCAATGGCAAGGTAGGATATGATGGGAAATGTCCtctgagagcagctgcaggtttTGGTTCAAAATTCCAGTGCTGTCAATCCACAGGTGGCAATGGGATCCACTGTGGAACAGGGGTGACAGCAGAAGTGGTTTGGCCGTTGGGTTCTGAGCCCAGTGCTCCACTTGAAGTATAAAAACCCTGGACCAGCAGCCGATTTCCCCCCAGCCAGATTTCCCCCATCCTTCCACCTTCCTGCGTTTACATCCTATGTTTCCCCTCTGTATTGGCTTTGTATGGCACCGTTTTGGTAGCGGGGGGCTGTAGGGAAGCAGAGGTTCACcggcagcccatggaggagcccACGCTGGAGCGGAGGCTGTGGCCCCACAgggagcctgtgctggagcagggtcctggcaggacATGTGGAGAGAGAGGAGCCCGCGCTGGAGCTGCCTATTCCTGACCCTGTGGAAGGGACCCACGCTAGGGCAGTGCATGAAGAGCTCCTTGAAGAAGGAGGACTTCTCACGTGGGAGGAACCCCACGCTGGAGCAGGGGCGGAGTGTGAGGCATCCTCCTCTTGAGGaagaaggagcagcacagacagcagcccCCATTCCCCAGCCCGCTGTCGGGAAGGAGGCGGAGGAAGCCAGCCAGCGATTCCGAGCCGGGCACGAAGAGCGGAGCGGAGGGACATTGGTCGGACATTTCCTTGCACGTCCTCCCTGTCCCGCGGTGAGTCCATGGGTGACAAACGCCGCCGGCTGCCGGCTCAGCCCGTCCCGCCCGTGCCCGCAGGGACCCCCCGGGCCGGCGGCGCTCAGGGCGCAGCCGCGCCGCATCACgtgggcggcggggccgcggctgcCCGGGATCGGCTCCGGAGCCTCCGGGAACCGGTCCCGTTCTGGCTCCTCCGGGCACGGATCCGCCGGAGCCTCCGGGTCTGATCCCTCCTGGCTCGGCTGCGGCTCCTCCGGGCACGGATCCCCCGGAGCCTCGGGTCCTGATCCCTCCTGGCTCGGCTCCTCCGGGCACGGATCCGGTGGCGGCTCCGGGTCGGGTCCCTTCGGGCACGACTCCCGGTCCGGCTGCGGCTTCTCCGGGCGCGTCTCCGCTTCTGGCTCCGGCTTCTCCCCCGAGCTCCCGCTCCCGGTGCGGCTGCCCCGGCCATGGGGGCTGTGGCGGGCGCGCCTCCGCCGTGAGCAGCATCGGCAGCAGCGGGACCCAGCGATGTTGCGGGGGTAGGTGCGGGTCTGCACGGGGAAGGAGTGGCGTCCGTGTGCCGGGGCTGTGTGCCTCCGTAGAGTCCgggaatggtttgtgttggaagggggTCTTGAAGTTTATCTTCTCCTGCcgcgggcagggacaccttccattagaccaggttgctccaagccttgtccaACGTGGcgtggacacttccagggatggggcagccacggcttctctgggaaatctgttccatcactctcacagggaagaagTTGTGTGGAAGCCAAGTAAGGAGATAGAATACggaggcagcagcatccccagataCAGAACTTGACGTTTCATTGCTAAGGAGAAGACAAGAAACACCAACGTGTGTTCTGCTATAATATAATAacataaaaatagaataaaccACTGCCAGATGCTCTGCCAAACATTTGAGGGATGATGCTGAGCACACTTGGGATGATGAGCCACTCTGGACCGATGCCTGTCCATGGCGGTGCAGGTCAGGCATCCATCCCCACTGGGGATGGAAAAGTCAGGCCCTGCTCCCAAACCTGGGGTAAGAGTTTAACCTGGAGAGAGCTGGAGGCTGCTTGCACAGGAAACAACCCCGTCGGATCAGCGCTGCAGGAAACATGTGGGGCCTGCTGGAAAAAGTGCAGATCCTGcacatttttttgctttttctacagAAACCAACTCTAGAAGGTTATGGGGTGttgggaaatttttttttgtgtgtgtgtagatTTGCATTTCTTGTGTCAATGCGTGACTCTTAGGATATGATCCATTTTTCCTGGAAAGACAGCTACCAGTCAGCAAGAGAGGAAGTGTTTCTGGTGGTCCTTTGGTCTCTGGGATAGGATTTCAGAGCCCCGCCTGGACACTGAGCAGAACCTGCATAGCCAAAGCTTCCATAGGGATTCTGTTTGCGTGGTATGGAGAAAGAATGAGCTATTCTGTTGTAGATGAGTTTCCAGGATATGTTTTTGGCATTACAGAGTGTGGGTGGGACTGTTTAATTCCTCCATATCCTCCAGTTTTCTTCTGTAGCGTGTGGAAATACGCTGAAATATCTGTCTCCTGAGGCAACTTTCAGCTGAGAATTAGAGAGTCATAAAGGAAcaacattatttttccttcctgtgggtTAGATTAAGTGTATTTATATCAGTAGGCTGGTGAAATGTCCCTTTTCCTTGCtgcttcttttatttattatttttatcctCTGTGCTCTGGTTTTCTTGCTCCTTTCTGGTGTGAATTCTTCCCAGTGTTCTGAGAGTTCTCCACGTGTGCTTTTCCACATGCTTTCCTATGACACCTGAGCTGATTCAGCTGGAACCTGCAGCTTTGTTCCCTCTTTGGAAGGTGGCTGTGGCAAGCTGTTGGTCTTGGACAGCTTGGGGGGCACAGAAAGGGAGAAATTAGAGTGGAAAAGGTGATAGAACACTCTGGACTGAGGAGATTAGCTGAGCCTGTATGGAGTCAGAGCAAGGGGAAAGAGCATGGCCTGGCAGGAATGCAGGAGAGGAGAACACAGAGATGGggcaaagggaagaggaaaaagtgaGCCTGAGCAAAAAGAGGTgatggctgctctgcaggaggaggtggtgggTGAGGAGCAGTGTCCAGAAGTGTGGGAGGAGGTGCACGAAGAGAAGGGCACCAGAGCTCAGCCAGAGCTTGTGAGCCAGAGATAAGCAGCAGCAGGTTAATCAGCAGGGCAGTGTCTgtgtctgggcagggcagaaaaCTTCCATGTGGGGAGGGCTTGGACACACtgcccctgccttcaaatggaGGGAGATTCCATGGGGAGAGTTCAGTGAGGAAGAGGTGAAATGCAAACACCACAGTGACAGCAGTGCCCTGCATGCAGGCACTCCAATGATGTTTTCCATTCCTAAAACTTCTCCAGACTCTGTGTTAATTGGGGAGTtgacagagccctgctgagcacTGGGGTGCAGTGTCCTGGtttcttcttttggttttggtCTTTTGGTTTCTTCTTTCTAGGGTGTTTCTGCTTGCTGGCTACTGAAACTAAAAAATAGGGCTTCGACTCAGCTTGTGGAAAATACACTGGTTTAGACAGCTCTGTGGGGCATTTTGGTGGGAAATAGGTGGGAAAATAGGTTAAAAAATGGTTAAAATAGGTATTTTCCTTCTGAAGCAGATGCAGGGGGTAGAGGAAGGCTGGGTTGGCAGCAGAGGGGATTGGGCTCTTTATATTAAGAATGGGAAAGCTGTATtgcctttttttgcctttttttttttttttgcttccctACTTCAGTAGGGAAGTCTGACCTTAGGTCTGCTGGGTGTATCCTGGAATCCTAAAAATCTATCTGAAGGATGTTTTTCTTGGACAGCAGGTGAGAATGGGGTCTCTGGAGGAGCTATCCTTCATTCTCCTGGTTATGATCCTGAGTTAATAAGGACACCCTGCCAGAAGGGTAAAGCGCTTCCATAGGGTTGCAGGGCAGAGGAACAGGCGCAGCTGTTGCTGCCCAAATTCTTCCCCATCACCCTCCCTGCCTCATTCCCACTGCCTGTGCCCAGGACTGGATGTGTTGTGAGTGTTGGAGGAAGGTTCTGGATCACCCCCATGctcattttccctgtgctgttACCCCCAGCCAGGTCAGTTTGGAGGAAGAGAGCCAGAATCCACCCGCTGTGGGACACTGGAAGCCCCTGATGCCATCCAAAGGTGACAAGGAGGAGCCAGAGGGTGGATGCCAGGATGCTGGAGGTGTGCATGAAGCCCAGTCCACGGAGCAGCTCAACGTGTCCCGGCTGCGCAGCTCCTCGGTGGAGATCCGGGAAAAGGGCTCGGAGTTCCTGAGGGATGAGCTGCACAAAGCACAGAAGGTGAGCCCCAGGGTTTTGGGGACCTCCTGGGGAGGGTGGCACAGGTTGGAGCAGAGGGGACTTTCCTGGAGGTGGTGACAGGAATCTTGGGTCATGGATCAGGTGCTGGGGTGGGGAGGAAGGGCTGTGATTGacaggctggggaaggacaTCAGCGTTCCTATCCCTTTCCATTTCCTCAACAGGAGCTGAAGCTCAAGGACAAAGAATGTGAGAGATTGTCAAAAGTCAGGGAACAgttggagcaggagctggaggagttAACAGCCAGCCTGTTTGAGGTACCACCCTCTTCCTTTCCCATCATTTCTTAAGCTAAGCTTGCATCCAGCTCCTTTAAGACAGGCTTTCCCTGGACTTCCAGCTCTCCTCTCACaatttcctcctctcccttgtTGTTCTTTCCCATTTGGAGAAGCAGAGCTGGTCAGTGGTGCAGGTGGAGTCTTTACCTggatttccttctccttctaGGAGCTGTGGGGTAGCATAAAGAGCAAAGTAGTTATGGTTCCAAAACGTGGGAATGCCTGGAGCTGGAGCCAAGCAtagctccctgtccctctccatggctgctctgcagtctgagcagctcctctgtAATAGAGATGATTCCCTGGCTCatcccagcccttgctgggggTGGGAACATGCTGGATGTCCTCATCCACTCTGCTCCAGTGAGGGTCCAGAAGGCTtgctggtttttggttttgttttcgTGGTTTTTTGTTGTAATGGGATTCTTGCCAAGCTGTATCCTGGCAAAATCCTGTTCACCAGCAGCTCTAATGTCTGGATCTGTCTCGATAATGAGGAAAGCCAGAGCCCATCTGTACCTTTGAAATGCAAGGCTGTGAGAGCCAAGGAAGCACTCCCTCCCAAAATTTTGGCTGCCTGAGCACAGGGTGATCTTGGAGATCATGTAGCCAAGGGATGTCCCCTTCCTTTGGTGGCCATGGCCAGATGCTGTTTCCAGACTGCAGGGAggccccagctgggctgcatCCTGCTCCCCTCTTCCTGTGGGCAAAGCTTCTAAGCCAGTTTGCACCATTTGGCCCTCACGTGagttccagctcctgctgggtgacagccatgcctggggcagtgggaccAGCTGCTCCaaaaggggagcaggagcaaaGTGCAGTAACAACgcaggcaggagcagtgccCTCACCAACACTGAGCAATGAGTGTGGATCAGGATCAGAGCCACAGGCAGCAGTCAGGGTCAGGAGCCAGTGCAGGGATCACCCAGCAAGGCTGCAGTGACTGCAGGAACCAGGCTGAGGTGAGGCTGGAGTCACAGCTCTTGGGAtaggggcaggcacagctgtggTGTGGAACAGGGGGTTCTAATGTCAAAGCAATTCCCAAGGGCAAAGAAAGGCAGGTCCTTGCTTCTGGCATTCTTCTCAGCAGGCCCTATCAGTGAGAGATGACCTTGGCCAGCTAAACTCCTTAACTTAGCCAGCTACACTCCTGGAAAGGGGATGCACTCCaggctctggcactgggagcattCTCTGGGAAATTCTGAGGgcaggctctgcacagctgaagGAACAAACCCCCTGGATGTGGCAGGGATGTCTGTCCCCTTGCCTGGAGCATGTGATGTGGCAAACCTGGGACCTGCCTTGTtggctgtgtgagctggggtGCGGCAGGTGGATTAAAACTCTCTCTGGTGCAGGAAGCCCACAAGATGGTGAGAGAAGCCAACACCaaacaggctgcagcagagaaacAGCTCAGGGAGGCTCGGGGCAAGGTGAGTAACTCTGTGACTTCATTTTTGGGGTTGGTGTGGTGATATCTCTGCCCACGGGGCTGTTTGTTGGCTGAGCAGAGTCAAGTGCAGCTTCATCTCTGTGAGATGCTGTGGTCCCTTTCTGGCAGACACTTGAGTGAGTGGGAAAAGGCCTCACAGATATCCTTGCATTGCAGTCTCCTGCTGATCCTGCTCTCTCTAGGGAAATGGATCCACAGAGAAATAATGAGTTCAATTGTTACAGCCCTGGGATGGAAGGATAGAGCAGGAAactggggagttggaatttcCTGACATGGCTGCACCACAGGACTGCTCAAATGGCTCCATCTTGAGGAGAGAGAAATTTCTTTGGAATCATTAGTTCTGAAAAGAGCCTGCGACAGAAGGGGTAGATTCCCAAACAGCTGCTGTTTAAAATTCTGGAtgatggtggcactgggaggatGGGAAGAGGCTTCATGGCTGGGCTTTTAGCTGCTTCCCTGTGGCTTCAATGTTTGATGGGATGCAGCAAACTGGAGCCCAGCAGGTGCCAAGGGTGACTCTTGCTTGTGTCCCCAGATTGAcatgctgcaggcagaggtgaCAGCCCTGAAGACGCTGGTGATCACATCCACACCATCCTCCCCGAACCGGGAGCTGCACCCTCAGCTGCAGAGCCCTTCCAAAGGTGGCTTCAGGAAGGGCCACGGGAGGAACAAGAGCACCAGCAGTGCCATGGTGTCAGCTGCCAGCCAGAACGTGGCTCCAGAGCCTGTCAGCCGCGAGTGCAGAGAGGTGGGTGTGGGACATCCAGCAGGAGTGCAGAGGTGGGTGTGAGACATCCAGCAGGGGTGCAGAGAGGTGGGTCAGGGACATCCAGCCAGGAGTGCAGAGAGGTGGGTGTGGGACATCCAGCCAGGAGTGCAGAGAGGTGGGTGTGGGACATCCAGCAGGAGTGCAGAGGTGGGTGTGAGACATCCAGCAGGGGTGCAGAGAGGTGGGTCAGGGACATCCAGCCAGGAGTGCAGAGAGGTGGATCAGGGACATCCTGAGCATCCAAAGCTGGCTTCAGGAAGGGCCACAGGTGGAACAAGAGCACCAGCAGTGCCATGGTGACATCTGCCAGCCAGAATGTGGCTCCAGAGCCTGTCAGCCCGGAATGCAGAAAGGTGGGTCAGGGACATCACCTGCGTTGGCCTCGGAGCTGCCgctctgggagctctgggcttcccaCAGAGCTCTGTGGTCTCACTGAGCAACTGTTTGTGCCCTGTTCCCTAAATTTGTGCTGAGGTAGGCACTGGAGGGCTTCCTTTTGTGGGGGTTTCCTCTTTGTCGGGACAGGAAGCAGATGAGGCGTCACTGAGGGGCAGATCTAGGGGGTGCCAGTGCTGTGAGCAGATGTGGAGAGTTGCTGAGCAGAAGGCAGTTCCACTAGCCAGATGTGGACACAGCTGTCCTGGGAAGCAAATAGGAAGCACTTGGTCAGgaaaaatgaaactgaagaaaaatgtgcTGCAGGAATATGTCTCATAGGTGATTTTTTGGGAACTACGGACCTGTGTTGTGAAGAATTGTTGAGGGAACACAAAGGCTTGTTAAAGATTTGGATCTGTCGTTTCTTCGTGGAAGCACTTCCATAGGGTGCAGATCTCCTGTGGTTTCAAATCTCAGGGCTCAGCCTCCAGAGTTGCCAATGTTATATATCAAGGATGGGATGGTTTTTTGTCCTTCAGAATCCTTATGGGAGAAGTGATAAAAGGGAACCTGGCATTCAGAGAGTTGGTGCTCTATGGGAAAGATCTTAAATTGGGCCTAAAAATGGTAAtttctgttccctttctgcACCTCAAGCTGAAGTCTAAAGATGTGGCCTGTGGCCCTGTGGTGCCATGAGGACCATGCTCAGTTCCTGCAGGGCAGGACTTGAGCCTTTCTCTGTATCTCATGTTTTTTACCTCCCTCTTTGCCTGTCTCTCTAAACCTCTTCCTTCACTGTCTGTCTTTCCCTCTGCCCTCCAAGTCTggtttccctgctctcctctccctgctcctttgCATCCTCCCTGGGAAGGCTATCCACATCACCTatgagccaggctggcaggccTTGGGAGCAGAtgcttcctccttctcctcttcctcacgGCAGGTAACCAACCTTTGGGAATGGGTGGGACCCACCTGCCTCTCACGCTTCCAGCCTTTCAGTTCCAGCTTCCTTTTATGCTaatctccattttttttcctttcattttgctctttctcctttttttttcccatcctgTGGCTCTGAAGCTGTTGCTGGTCCCAGGTGAGCAGTCTCCATGGCACGAGGGGATGTGCTGGAATCTGGACTTTTCCAGCTGCATTCACTCATGTTCTTTGTGTTGCTCAgcttagttttattttttcctttcagaaactTTTGTTGGGCTTGTAGGAGCTGCTCTGTCAGTCAGGTTGGTGCTTTGCCCAGTGATCCATCTGGGATTTAAATGCCAGATCCCACAGAGCCTCCTCTTGCCCCTCATCATTCCTGCCACGAGTTGAGTGTGCACTTTGTCTATTCAGTGGTTGTGTGGTGGCTTTCCTGCAGCCACTGGAAGGAGGAAAAGCCAcctgggggaaaatgggataGAGAGATGCCTGCAGGCTtctggcacacacagcccagggtgGCTGTGTCACTGTGGCACAGAACTGCTGCTGGGTGGGACACGAGAGATCCTTGGAGCCAGGCAGCTCCCCTCAGACACTTCCATGACGTCTGagcctctccagctgcagagcagatgttTCATGGGTTTCCTGCATAGTATCAGGTGCTTTCTGACAAGGTATTCCTCCCTCTTCCTGCTCCTCTTGGACACTTGCTGCAGGTCGACTCCATTTTATTTGCCGAGTTCCAGGCCTGGAAGGAATCTCCAACTTTGGACAAatcctgctccttcctggaCAGAATTTACCGAGAAGATGTAGGACCTTGTCTGGATTTCACCAAGCAGGAGGTGAGtgctggagaagcaggagcagctggcagctctggagtgTTCCTTTCCTGGAATTCATTCCTGCTCTCccttgttctgctgcagctgtcGGAGCTGGTGCGAGTGGCAGTGGAGCAGAACACCCTCACCATCGAGCCCGTGGCTttccaggctgtccctgtggggaaggtggcagcagaagagTGTGGTGGCCCCAAGTAAGGACCATGTCTCCCTGCCTTGTCCCCTCCTTGCTGCTGGTTTGTCCCCTGTCATGGAGTGGTGTGACAGGCAGCTTGGGGCCACCTCCCACTAGTGGGAGTGATGTGATACTCCAAACAGAGGAGGGATTTTATTCAGATATTAAATTGAAGTCCTTTCTTACCTTCTGAGATGTCCCTGTGACAGAAGGGACATGCAGGTTTCCTACCACTTTTCCTGCAAATTATTCCCCAAACAACCCATCCTGTGTTTATCAgtttccttttgattttttaaatttattttttgtcttcacAGTGGCTTCCGGTCACAAATCGTAACGTAagtgaaatatttattgttCAGCCAGTGATCAAAGGTCTCTGGAGCATTAACAAGTCACTAACTCAGCACCATGTGACAACTTGGAGGTTTTTGCTGAGCTGACCTAACTCTTTAACTCTGTCTCAGTTCCACccaggcaggaagggaaggagccCATTGGCAATAAAAGACCCAAAAGGAATTTGTTCCCTTTTTCCCCAGATgcaaaacactgatttttatgGCTATTTTCGTTTGTTTGATTGTGATAGCTGTGGTTTTACACCAAGTGGTACCAATCAAGCAAGAGTCACTCTTTTCCAGAATGTTGCAATGCTCAAATATGTGGCTCCTTACAGGTATCTTGTTTACAAAGTTTTTGGTCACCCTGCACCTTTTGGGAATTCAGTCTCCTTAGGTTGTGTTAATATTTGGTAAATGATTACTTCTCCTTGCATCTGGACACTTGGAACCCGTGCTTCCACTCTTGGCTAATGTTTGCCTTGAGAGCAGTGGAAAACAAGTCTAGGGACAAGCTCAGGAGCTCTCTGAAACATCTGCTCCCCTCTGCTGTCACCCCCTGTGGCTCCCTAGAGAAGGTTTTTTGCAGTTTGGGAGTGATGTTCCTCTTCCTACTGAGTCCCTGAGGAACAGGGTGATAACTGTGCACTTGTAAATTCTCCTTTATTGCTTTAAGTGATGATGGGAATCATCTGCCTTGCAAATagcaggagaaaagggaagaaaataaaggaatgcTGCACCCCTAGCAGATGATTGTATGGAAAAGGCTGTTTTCACCCTCTGAAATCTCAAAATTGGGAAGCCAAGCTCCTTTCCTGTCTGCCCAAGGAGGGGTTGGCTTGTTTTGAGTTCTTTGAGTATGTGCAAATCCTGCTCAAAGGCTGGATTTACCTGTTTTGAGGGCAGCTCTGGTGTCCAGCCAGCGTGTTTACATCTCACCAGGAAAGCTGATacacctgagcctgccctggaaTGTGGGGGACATGTGCAGAGACCAGGGGACATtgaggctctgctccagcctcacTTCTTTAATATTTCCTGTGGTTTCCTCTGGGGCTCTGTGTCAGGGAAAAGGTGCTTTCATCTAAAATCTCCTAAACTTGCCATTTATGGAATATTTCCAGGAGCAGAAGAATATAAGccaaaggggattttttttccttcttcgCACTGCCTGacacaggggtggcttctgATCTCTCACTTCCATCTCTCCAGGTGGCTGAATTGCTGGATCTGTGCTATGCCACTGGATTGCTGAAATGCTgttcccttttcctgcaggaaatgtgCTCTGAGCGGCCTCCCCAGGACCTGCAAGCACCGGATCATGCTGGGGGATTCTGGGAATTACTACTACATTTCCCcttcctgcagggccagggtgAGTCCTTCTTAGGGTGCCTTGACCTTCCAACATCATTCCATGCCCTGCAGTGGGTGAGTTCCTGAGGGTCAGCTCTGGAATTGAGGAAAAACTGTGGGGTTTGAGGTTGTTCCTGAGGTTGAGGTAGCTCTTAGTTGATGGTTAGGGGGCAGATCCagctcttccttctgcttacaGATAACCTTCAGTGTGTTCACTTGGCATGATTTCATTCAGTACAGAGCTTTGATTGTTTGGCTCTATTGTTATTATTTAATTCCCCTTTGTAAAACACAAtgattttctgctctttggAGGCTGTTACTGTTCCAGTCCAGATCTGTGCCTAGCTATGGGAACAAACTGTCCTTTCTGTGGAGGGAGAAGGTGGATCATTTGTTAATGTTGCTGTTGGGGCTCTTGTTCAGAGGAGGATTTTACAAGTTAATTCTTTCCTGAGCTGATATCacaaaatttgttttctgtgcatgAGTTTGACTCATTTTCATCACTTACACCAAAGTAATGTCTCAaatctttgtttctttattttttcccctctttctctctgtcaCCCAGATCACAGCAGTGTGCAACTTCTTCACCTACATCCGCTATATCCAGCAAGGCCTGGTGAGGCAGGATGGTAAGAGCTGGCTCCAGGGGGATGCTCTCTGTGGAGGCAACTGGGAGGAATTGGGAGGAGCTGTTTGGAGTGACAGGAGTGGGGTTGGCTGGGGGTGTCTTGGAGAAGCAGATAAATTACAAAAGAGAGGCATGAGGGGAGCATCTCTTTCTTCCTTATCAGCTTCCTGGGAGCTTTGCTCAGGGTGGAGCTGGTAAGGGGTGACCTGATGGGCCTGTCCTGCTTCCTTTCCCTCTGGGAatgctgggagcacagcagagtAGGAGCTGGTGGCAGTTCTGCCCTCCTTACTGACTTTTTGGtggtttttcccccttctctgcCCCTGTTGTGCTTTGCAGTGGAGCTGATGTACTGGGAGATCATGCGGCTCCGCAGGGAGATGTCTCTGGCCAAACTTGGATTTTATCCCAGCGAGAtgtgagcagagccctgagcctAGAGGAAACTGCTCCTGGAGGAAGGGCTTGGAGTGCAGTGCCTGTCCAGCTCCCTCCCACCTTCCCTCTGCCTGGAGCAAGGAGCAAGAGGCACGAGTTCCACCTTCAGCTGTCCCACTCCTCCAAGTGTGACTGGAATGCAGCTGCCAcgctgcccctggagctgggctggccctggctgctccaggatggCCATCCATGGACTCTGGAGTCTCCTATATGCAGTGTACATCCATTTTTTAAACCTTTTGTTTTTATATGCAGCCTGCTTTGGCATAACCTGAGGCCAGGCCTGTGCAGGGTGGGAATTCTGGACCTTTCTTGTGAGCCACTCTGTCAGGACAGATGCTGGCTGTCTGTTCCACTTGTTTTTTTGGGATGGAGGAGGTGCTGTCCCTGAGGTCCTGCTGaccacagcagccctgaaaaTGCCAGCAGAGC
It includes:
- the RAB3IL1 gene encoding guanine nucleotide exchange factor for Rab-3A isoform X2; translated protein: MLRGQVSLEEESQNPPAVGHWKPLMPSKGDKEEPEGGCQDAGGVHEAQSTEQLNVSRLRSSSVEIREKGSEFLRDELHKAQKELKLKDKECERLSKVREQLEQELEELTASLFEEAHKMVREANTKQAAAEKQLREARGKIDMLQAEVTALKTLVITSTPSSPNRELHPQLQSPSKGGFRKGHGRNKSTSSAMVSAASQNVAPEPVSRECREVDSILFAEFQAWKESPTLDKSCSFLDRIYREDVGPCLDFTKQELSELVRVAVEQNTLTIEPVAFQAVPVGKVAAEECGGPKKCALSGLPRTCKHRIMLGDSGNYYYISPSCRARITAVCNFFTYIRYIQQGLVRQDVELMYWEIMRLRREMSLAKLGFYPSEM
- the RAB3IL1 gene encoding guanine nucleotide exchange factor for Rab-3A isoform X1, which produces MLRGQVSLEEESQNPPAVGHWKPLMPSKGDKEEPEGGCQDAGGVHEAQSTEQLNVSRLRSSSVEIREKGSEFLRDELHKAQKELKLKDKECERLSKVREQLEQELEELTASLFEEAHKMVREANTKQAAAEKQLREARGKIDMLQAEVTALKTLVITSTPSSPNRELHPQLQSPSKGGFRKGHGRNKSTSSAMVSAASQNVAPEPVSRECRESGFPALLSLLLCILPGKAIHITYEPGWQALGADASSFSSSSRQVDSILFAEFQAWKESPTLDKSCSFLDRIYREDVGPCLDFTKQELSELVRVAVEQNTLTIEPVAFQAVPVGKVAAEECGGPKKCALSGLPRTCKHRIMLGDSGNYYYISPSCRARITAVCNFFTYIRYIQQGLVRQDVELMYWEIMRLRREMSLAKLGFYPSEM